AAGCAAAATCATGCCTAATAATCTAAATTATTACAGCTCTGAGTTTAATGTCTTTTTCAAACTAGACACATTAGAGGATGGCACTTTAAAAATCGACAAGCTTCCTTTTGATTACACTCAAAAATTCTACAGAAATAAAACTGGAACAACAAGAAAAAACACACCTCCTATCCATCCTAATTGTGTTAATTTGGATAACAATACTGCACAATTAAATTGTTTAGACAACACACTAAAACGACTAATTAACAGACAATTTAGGGTGCCTGAAAATGACAATTCAAATAGTTCTAATATGGATGAGCGTTTTATCTTAAAGCTATTTGTCAACAAAGAAGGTATTATAGATGTCCTTTCTGCTTATGGAGAAAAGAAGATAGAAAATCTAGAACAAGTTATTAGTATCATTCAAGGCATTCCTAAAATGACGCCAGCAAAGGACCAAAAAGGTAATCCTGCTATAAGTTTTTTAAGACTCCCTTTTAGATTGGTATATGACTAACAAACACTATAGGCAATTAACAATCCTTTAATAGTATTGTCTTTTGTTACTTTGTATCTTTAATCATAACGTCTTTATTATTTACAACACCCTTTTTATGACAGCAAACACAGGATTAACAGTCGATTTCGGAAAGAACAAATCAGGAGATGATTGGCGTATTGTTAATGATGGTGTCATGGGAGGATTATCACAATCCATCACGACTTTATCAGAAAACAGTATTCTCTTTAAAGGCGAAATCAGTCTAGAGAACAATGGTGGATTTGCAAGTATACGCACCTTAATTACTGCAGGCGAATTAACCCGTTGTAAAACAGTTAGTATCCGCTATAAAAGTAACCGTACAGATCGCACGTTTGGGGTGTCCTTAAAAAATAGTCAACAGTATTATATCCCCTATTACAAATCTT
This portion of the Olleya sp. Bg11-27 genome encodes:
- a CDS encoding CIA30 family protein — its product is MTANTGLTVDFGKNKSGDDWRIVNDGVMGGLSQSITTLSENSILFKGEISLENNGGFASIRTLITAGELTRCKTVSIRYKSNRTDRTFGVSLKNSQQYYIPYYKSLFTPNTTDWTVLTLNLSDFKHYRIGEIIGDQMPTKALDDIFNIAIIISDKKAGAFDIEIDYITFE